The Cololabis saira isolate AMF1-May2022 chromosome 20, fColSai1.1, whole genome shotgun sequence genome includes a window with the following:
- the LOC133420381 gene encoding toll-like receptor 2 type-2 gives MELERVCKEEWAKLPKNRCAKLVATYSKRLEAVIAARGASTSMKHPSICCRKLLFLLFLLFLSTCRGLGQERPSCSRCDPQLSCNCSCGGFTGVPTVTGQALTLNLSSNNISEVTDDDLTGHARLRVLDLHANRIAIIHPSALDSLWSLEELDLSDNQLSTLNHSWFSHLGALQKLHLLNNPYSRLGSPSLPPLFRGLVGLRSLAFGGPALQELGKGDLHGVTQLDELTVHANNLSRYQSGALADIWPLGRVTLSLHGPFLTNATLASAVLSDVSYPETPITLQDIHLTGTESAQGFREAARKRIRSLTFHNLSASDESVVDLLTMMDGVPLSSISVTDVTLTGEGRWEKANWTDQRSFDEFFVQNIVVLDVFKFTSFLTLEFLLTYPRKVSLINGRVYLMPCQTSQMLVNLQYLDLTDNLLTDLTLAESLCENNVTLKELRVLNVSGNPLKSLSTMSRLVAKLTTLTHLDVSRTGYSSMPSNCSWPSTLRYLNISRAKLTTVTSCFPASLEVLDLSYNDLRDFTVLLPVLRELYLSGNKFLRLPSGNLLVNLCTLTIQSNTLNVFSHSDLQSFRRLRNLQAGQNKFICSCTFVPFLQFLLRGGGDVQLTDGEASYVCDSPLHLQGKPVSGVHLSVVECHQVLFVSVSCGLALVVGILLCVLLWRLHVFWYLKMTWAWLKAKRSSKNRRRRDTEGWEALLSFDAFVSYSERDAGWVENFLVPELEEPREENSRPLTLCLHKRDFLPGHWIVDNIMNAIERSRRTVFVLSENFVHSDWCRYELDFSHFWLFDVGGDAAILILLEPLSKDDVPKRFCKLRKIMSSTTYLEWPQEEERRPEFWRSLRNALRGDED, from the exons atggagcttgagagggtctgtaaggaagaatgggcaaaactgcccaagaataggtgtgccaaacttgtagcaacctattcaaaaagacttgaggctgtaattgctgccagagGAGCTTCTACAAG TATGAAACATCCGAGCATCTGCTGCCGTaagctcctcttcctcctcttcctcctcttcctctccaccTGTCGAGGTCTGGGGCAGGAGCGGCCGTCCTGCAGCCGCTGCGACCCTCAGCTCTCCTGCAACTGCTCCTGCGGCGGATTCACTGGCGTTCCCACGGTAACGGGCCAAGCTCTGACCCTCAACCTCTCCTCCAACAACATCTCCGAGGTGACCGACGACGACCTGACGGGACACGCCAGACTGAGGGTTCTGGATCTCCACG CTAACAGAAtagccatcatccatccgtcagCGTTGGACTCTCTGTGGAGCCTGGAGGAGCTGGACCTGTCCGACAACCAGCTGAGCACCCTCAACCACAGCTGGTTCAGTCACCTGGGAGCTCTGCAGAAGCTCCACCTGCTCAACAACCCGTACAG CCGTCTGGGATCTCCTTCGCTTCCTCCGCTGTTTCGAGGACTTGTCGGACTCAGGAGTCTGGCGTTTGGAGGTCCAGCTCTGCAGGAGTTGGGGAAAGGAGATCTGCACGGCGTCACCCAGCTGGACGAGCTCACCGTGCACGCCAACAACCTGTCCAG GTACCAGTCTGGGGCTTTGGCCGACATCTGGCCGCTCGGTCGCGTCACCTTGAGCCTCCACGGCCCGTTTCTAACAAACGCCACCTTGGCCTCGGCCGTGCTCAGTGACGTGTCGTACCCTGAGACGCCCATCACCCTGCAAGACATTCACCTGACCGGGACTGAGTCTGCTCAGGGTTTCAGAGAGGCGGCCAGGAAGAGGATCAG GTCCTTGACCTTCCACAACCTCTCTGCTTCTGATGAATCTGTTGTGGACCTCCTGACGATGATGGACGGAGTACCGCTTTCTTCCATTTCCGTGACTGATGTGACTTTAACAGGGGAAGGCAG GTGGGAAAAAGCCAATTGGACCGATCAACGGAGCTTTGACGAGTTCTTTGTCCAGAACATCGTGGTGCTGGATGTCTTCAAGTTCACCTCTTTTCTGACACTGGAGTTTCTGCTGACTTACCCGAGGAAGGTGTCCCTGATAAATGGCAGG GTGTATTTGATGCCCTGTCAAACGTCCCAGATGCTGGTGAACCTGCAGTACCTGGACTTGACGGACAACCTGCTGACTGACTTGACCCTGGCAGAAAGTCTCTGTGAAAACAACGTAACGTTGAAGGAACTCAGGGTGTTAAACGTCAGTGGAAACCCTCTGAAG TCTTTGTCCACAATGAGCCGACTGGTGGCTAAACTAACCACGCTGACCCACCTGGACGTCAGCAGAACCGGCTACAGCTCCATGCCCTCGAACTGCTCCTGGCCCTCCACCCTCAGATACCTCAACATCTCAAGAGCGAAGCTCACCACcgtcacttcctgttttccAGCAAGTTTGGAG GTgttggacctgagctacaacgaTCTCAGAGACTTCACGGTGCTCCTGCCCGTGCTCAGAGAGCTCTACCTATCTGGGAACAAGTTTCTGAGGTTGCCTTCTGGGAATCTCCTCGTAAATCTATGCACCCTAACCATACAG TCCAACACCCTGAATGTGTTCAGCCACTCAGACCTCCAATCGTTTAGACGACTCCGGAACCTCCAGGCGGGCCAGAACAAGTTCATCTGCTCCTGCACCTTCGTTCCTTTCCTCCAGTTTCTTCTTCGAGGAGGTGGAGACGTTCAGTTGACGGATGGAGAGGCCAGCTACGTCTGTGACTCCCCTCTCCACCTGCAGGGGAAGCCCGTGAGTGGAGTCCACCTCTCTGTCGTCGAGTGTCACCAGGTTCTTTTTGTGTCGGTGAGTTGTGGGTTGGCGTTGGTCGTCGGGATCCTGCTGTGTGTCCTGCTCTGGCGACTCCACGTCTTCTGGTACCTGAAGATGACCTGGGCGTGGCTCAAGGCCAAGCGCAGCTCCAAGAACCGGCGGCGTAGAGATACGGAGGGATGGGAAGCGTTGCTGTCCTTCGATGCCTTTGTTTCCTACAGCGAAAGAGACGCTGGCTGGGTGGAAAACTTCCTGGTACCTGAGTTGGAGGAGCCTAG AGAGGAAAATTCTCGACCTTTGACCCTTTGCCTCCACAAGCGGGACTTCCTTCCTGGACACTGGATCGTGGACAACATCATGAACGCTATTGAGCGCAGTCGTCGGACCGTCTTCGTCCTCTCTGAGAACTTCGTCCACTCCGACTGGTGCCGCTACGAGCTGGACTTCTCCCACTTCTGGCTCTTCGACGTCGGCGGCGACGCGGCCATCTTGATCCTGCTGGAGCCGCTGTCCAAGGACGACGTTCCCAAACGCTTCTGCAAACTGCGCAAGATCATGAGCTCCACCACCTACCTGGAGTGGCctcaggaggaggagaggaggccgGAGTTCTGGAGGAGCCTCCGCAacgctctgaggggagacgagGACTGA